A single region of the Brassica rapa cultivar Chiifu-401-42 chromosome A03, CAAS_Brap_v3.01, whole genome shotgun sequence genome encodes:
- the LOC103860121 gene encoding putative germin-like protein subfamily 1 member 2 has protein sequence MKGLLQFLIGKIILLALASSVVTCYDPSPLQDYCVATNNTNGVFVNGRLCKDPKLVTSNDFYFSGLNTPGNTNNRLGSSVTNVDVRRISGLNTLGVALSRFDFAPGGQIPPHIHPRASQLILVLEGTLLVGFVSSNDYNSTLFSKVLYPGDVFAFPVGLVQFHANIGKTNAVAIGAVGSQNPGVVPIGKTLFGSRPLIDTRLLAKAFALDVNTVRYLQRVFSSEENIVTPIVN, from the exons atgaaaggTCTTCTTCAGTTTCTCATAGGTAAAATCATCTTATTGGCATTAGCATCTTCAGTTGTAACTTGTTACGATCCATCTCCTCTTCAAGATTACTGTGTTGCCACCAACAATACGAATGGAG TTTTCGTGAATGGAAGGTTATGTAAAGATCCAAAACTAGTAACGTCCAATGATTTCTATTTTTCCGGCCTAAACACCCCTGGAAACACCAACAACCGTCTTGGCTCATCGGTCACCAATGTAGATGTCAGAAGAATCTCTGGTCTCAACACTCTCGGAGTTGCCCTTTCCCGCTTTGATTTCGCCCCTGGAGGACAAATCCCACCGCACATACACCCACGTGCCTCCCAACTGATCTTAGTCCTCGAGGGAACGCTCTTGGTCGGGTTTGTGTCCTCCAACGACTACAACTCCACGCTCTTCTCCAAGGTTCTTTATCCCGGAGATGTATTTGCTTTTCCCGTCGGTTTGGTTCAGTTTCATGCTAATATTGGCAAGACGAATGCGGTTGCGATTGGTGCAGTCGGGAGTCAAAATCCTGGTGTGGTTCCGATTGGTAAAACCCTTTTCGGGTCCCGCCCTTTGATTGATACAAGGCTTTTGGCTAAAGCTTTTGCGTTGGACGTGAATACAGTGAGATATCTCCAAAGGGTGTTTTCTTCGGAAGAAAATATAGTTACCCCTATAGTTAACTAG
- the LOC103859025 gene encoding 40S ribosomal protein S16-3: protein MATKQAKASVQCFGRKKTAVAVTHCKPGCGLIKLNGSPIELFNPEILRFKIFEPVLLLGKHRFAGVDMRIRVNGGGHTSQVYAIRQSIAKALVAFYQKYVDEQSKKEVKDILIRYDRTLLVADPRRCEPKKFGGRGARSRFQKSYR from the coding sequence ATGGCGACGAAACAAGCCAAAGCTTCCGTGCAATGCTTCGGAAGGAAGAAGACGGCCGTCGCCGTCACCCACTGCAAGCCCGGCTGCGGTCTGATCAAGCTCAACGGCTCCCCGATCGAGCTGTTCAACCCAGAGATCCTCCGGTTCAAGATCTTTGAGCCGGTGCTCCTCCTCGGGAAGCACCGTTTCGCCGGCGTCGACATGAGGATCCGCGTCAACGGTGGTGGTCACACTTCTCAGGTCTACGCGATTCGTCAGAGCATAGCCAAGGCGCTCGTGGCGTTTTACCAGAAGTATGTTGACGAGCAGTCGAAGAAGGAGGTGAAGGACATTCTGATAAGGTACGATAGGACTCTGCTCGTGGCGGATCCGAGGAGGTGCGAGCCGAAGAAGTTTGGTGGGCGTGGTGCTCGTTCTCGTTTCCAGAAGAGTTACCGTTAA
- the LOC103859026 gene encoding two-component response regulator ARR22 isoform X1 has protein sequence MQEDSYTLITNTKKHTHALEHLLFEEKKPKMATTSTSTGDIKKTKSVEVKKKLNVLIVDDDTVIRKLHENIIKSIGGISQTAKNGEEAVNIHRDGNASFDLILMDKEMPERDGLSATKKLREMKVTAMIIGVTTLADNEEERKAFMEAGLNHCLAKPLSKAKILPLINNLMDA, from the exons ATGCAAGAAGATAGTTACACGCTCATaacaaacacaaaaaaacaTACGCATGCATTAGAACACTT ATTGTTCGAAGAAAAAAAACCGAAGATGGCAACAACGTCAACATCCACGGGAGATATCAAGAAAACCAAGTCAGTAGAAGTGAAGAAGAAACTTAACGTGCTGATCGTCGATGATGATACAGTAATTCGTAAACTCCACGAGAATATCATCAAATCGATCGGTGGAATTTCACAGACAGCTAAGAACGGTGAGGAGGCAGTGAACATCCACCGCGACGGCAATGCATCTTTCGACCTTATCCTAATGGATAAAGAAATGCCCGAGAGGGATGGACTTTCG GCAACTAAGAAGCTAAGAGAAATGAAAGTGACGGCTATGATTATTGGGGTGACGACACTGGCTGACAATGAAGAGGAACGTAAGGCTTTCATGGAAGCTGGACTTAACCATTGCTTGGCAAAACCCTTAAGCAAAGCCAAGATCCTCCCTCTCATCAACAATCTCATGGATGCTTGA
- the LOC103859026 gene encoding two-component response regulator ARR22 isoform X2, translating into MATTSTSTGDIKKTKSVEVKKKLNVLIVDDDTVIRKLHENIIKSIGGISQTAKNGEEAVNIHRDGNASFDLILMDKEMPERDGLSATKKLREMKVTAMIIGVTTLADNEEERKAFMEAGLNHCLAKPLSKAKILPLINNLMDA; encoded by the exons ATGGCAACAACGTCAACATCCACGGGAGATATCAAGAAAACCAAGTCAGTAGAAGTGAAGAAGAAACTTAACGTGCTGATCGTCGATGATGATACAGTAATTCGTAAACTCCACGAGAATATCATCAAATCGATCGGTGGAATTTCACAGACAGCTAAGAACGGTGAGGAGGCAGTGAACATCCACCGCGACGGCAATGCATCTTTCGACCTTATCCTAATGGATAAAGAAATGCCCGAGAGGGATGGACTTTCG GCAACTAAGAAGCTAAGAGAAATGAAAGTGACGGCTATGATTATTGGGGTGACGACACTGGCTGACAATGAAGAGGAACGTAAGGCTTTCATGGAAGCTGGACTTAACCATTGCTTGGCAAAACCCTTAAGCAAAGCCAAGATCCTCCCTCTCATCAACAATCTCATGGATGCTTGA
- the LOC103859030 gene encoding GDSL esterase/lipase LTL1 → MDINYSPLGFLISLFFIVTFLAPQVKSRAFFVFGDSLVDNGNNDYLVTTARADNYPYGIDYPTRRPTGRFSNGLNIPDIISEALGMPSTLPYLSPQLTGENLLVGANFASAGIGILNDTGIQFVNIIRISKQFEYFEQYQQRVSALIGPEATQQLVNQALVLITLGGNDFVNNYYLIPFSARSRQFALPDYVVYLISEYGKILRKLYELGARRVLVTGTGAMGCAPAELAQHSRNGECYGALQTAAALFNPRLVDLIASVNAEIGQEVFVAANAYQMNMDYLSNPEQFGFVTSKVACCGQGPYNGIGLCTPISNLCPNRDLYAFWDAFHPTEKANRIIVNQILTGSSKYMHPMNLSTVMLLDSSRI, encoded by the exons ATGGATATCAATTATTCACCGTTAGGGTTTCTCATTTCACTCTTCTTCATTGTTACTTTTCTTGCACCACAAGTCAAATCTAGGGCTTTCTTTGTCTTTGGTGACTCTCTCGTCGACAATGGAAACAATGATTACCTTGTCACCACTGCTCGCGCCGACAATTACCCGTACGGTATCGATTATCCGACCCGTCGACCCACCGGTCGTTTCTCTAACGGCCTTAACATCCCTGACATTATCA GTGAGGCTTTAGGCATGCCATCTACTTTGCCGTACCTTAGCCCGCAGCTGACCGGAGAAAATCTTCTCGTCGGTGCTAATTTCGCCTCCGCCGGTATTGGAATCCTCAACGACACTGGAATTCAATTT GTAAACATAATTAGAATATCTAAGCAGTTCGAATACTTCGAACAGTACCAGCAACGAGTGAGCGCATTGATCGGACCAGAAGCTACACAACAGCTAGTTAACCAAGCTCTTGTCTTAATCACACTCGGTGGCAACGATTTCGTCAACAACTATTATCTCATTCCTTTTTCAGCTCGTTCTCGCCAATTCGCGTTACCCGACTACGTTGTTTATCTCATTTCTGAATACGGAAAGATCCTTAGG AAACTCTACGAGTTGGGTGCAAGACGGGTTCTAGTAACCGGAACTGGTGCGATGGGATGTGCACCTGCGGAACTGGCTCAGCATAGCCGCAATGGTGAATGCTATGGTGCCCTCCAAACAGCAGCCGCTTTGTTCAATCCGCGATTAGTTGATTTGATCGCATCAGTCAATGCTGAGATTGGCCAGGAAGTTTTTGTAGCAGCTAATGCCTATCAAATGAATATGGATTATCTATCTAACCCAGAACAATTCG GGTTTGTGACATCAAAGGTGGCATGTTGTGGACAAGGACCGTACAATGGCATAGGACTATGCACACCAATCTCGAACTTATGTCCAAACAGAGATTTGTATGCGTTTTGGGATGCGTTTCATCCGACAGAGAAAGCTAATAGGATTATTGTTAATCAGATCCTCACTGGTTCCTCCAAGTACATGCACCCTATGAACCTCAGTACCGTCATGCTCTTGGATTCTTCTAGAATATAA